In Microbacterium sp. 1.5R, the following are encoded in one genomic region:
- a CDS encoding acyl-CoA thioesterase, translating into MSDLTPGSRLHIPIHLRWGDLDAFNHVNNTSMLKLLEEARVRAFWRAGPGEQAPSTAVLDSGIDEGTLTLIARQEIEYLAPVPYQRRPLEVQMWFGKLGGSSVEVCYEVHNDPTAEPRTIYARSTAIIVLVDAKTGRPTRLTQEMREAWEPYVGPSIEYAHR; encoded by the coding sequence ATGTCCGACCTGACACCGGGATCCCGGCTGCACATCCCGATCCACCTCCGCTGGGGGGATCTGGACGCCTTCAATCACGTCAACAACACCTCGATGCTGAAGCTCCTCGAGGAGGCGCGCGTACGCGCGTTCTGGCGTGCGGGTCCCGGTGAGCAGGCGCCATCCACGGCTGTGCTCGACTCAGGCATCGACGAGGGAACGCTGACGCTCATCGCTCGTCAGGAGATCGAGTATCTCGCACCGGTGCCTTATCAACGGCGCCCGCTCGAAGTGCAGATGTGGTTCGGCAAGCTCGGCGGCTCCAGCGTCGAGGTCTGCTACGAGGTGCACAACGACCCGACGGCGGAACCTCGTACGATCTATGCGCGCTCCACCGCCATCATCGTGCTCGTCGATGCGAAGACCGGACGACCCACGCGGCTCACGCAGGAGATGCGCGAGGCCTGGGAACCGTACGTCGGGCCGTCCATCGAGTACGCCCACCGGTGA
- a CDS encoding acyl-CoA thioesterase, translated as MTADAHAIRTVEQLLDVLDLDSTQARTTEDIFTGSSHPMPSGRIYGGQVLAQSLLAAERTLPEDRAVHSMHGYFLRPGDASQGITIAVDRIHDGRSFSTRRSQAYQNGVPIFSMIASFQDEDPGLEHAVPMPADVPGPDSLLPDEQRVDGLPSGVVRMLSDRAADVRHIDSPLFLPSADDRVPQQGVWMRMKAPLPDDQRIHRAALAYLSDMTIQESILRAHGVYWGLPGLKVASLDHAMWWHRPARVDEWLLYLQESPNARGGRGLAQGRIYTQSGDLVASVAQEIMVRVPAPA; from the coding sequence ATGACCGCCGACGCCCACGCGATCCGCACCGTCGAACAACTCCTCGACGTGCTCGATCTCGACTCGACGCAGGCACGCACCACCGAGGACATCTTCACCGGTTCGTCGCATCCGATGCCGTCCGGACGGATCTACGGTGGCCAGGTGCTCGCGCAGAGCCTGCTCGCCGCGGAGCGCACGCTTCCGGAGGATCGGGCTGTCCACTCCATGCACGGCTACTTCCTGCGGCCGGGCGACGCGAGTCAGGGAATCACGATCGCCGTGGATCGCATCCACGACGGGCGATCCTTCTCGACTCGCCGATCACAGGCCTATCAGAACGGCGTACCGATCTTCTCGATGATCGCGTCCTTCCAGGACGAGGATCCGGGACTCGAGCATGCCGTCCCCATGCCCGCCGATGTCCCCGGTCCCGACTCCTTGCTCCCCGATGAGCAGCGCGTCGACGGTCTGCCGTCCGGCGTCGTGCGGATGCTCAGTGATCGCGCGGCCGACGTGCGCCATATCGACTCGCCTCTGTTTCTGCCGAGCGCAGACGACCGCGTCCCTCAACAGGGTGTGTGGATGCGAATGAAGGCGCCGCTTCCCGATGACCAGCGCATCCATAGGGCGGCTCTCGCATACCTGAGCGACATGACGATCCAGGAATCGATCCTCCGGGCCCATGGCGTCTATTGGGGCCTGCCCGGGCTCAAGGTGGCGAGCCTGGACCACGCGATGTGGTGGCACCGTCCCGCACGTGTCGACGAGTGGTTGCTCTATCTGCAGGAGTCCCCGAACGCGCGCGGCGGCCGTGGACTCGCCCAGGGACGCATCTACACGCAGTCGGGCGACCTCGTCGCCTCGGTCGCGCAGGAGATCATGGTCAGGGTGCCCGCACCGGCGTGA
- a CDS encoding FAD-binding dehydrogenase, whose product MTTTPLSADVLVIGWGLAGLVAASEALDAGRRVILVDQEPRTNLGGQAWWSFGGLFFIDSPEQRRMGIRDSLALATQDWFGTASFDRPEDHWPRRWAEAYLQFAAGEKRAWLRERGVTFFPVVGWAERGGYGALGPGNSVPRFHITWGTGPGVVAPFAAAVEQGEREGRITILPRHRVTELVTTDGAVTGVRGTILESSPALRGVESSRSAIGDFEISAGATIVSSGGIGGNHDLVRAAWPASLGVPPEHMLTGVPAYVDGSMHAVSDAAGARLVNGDRMWHYVEGITNWDPVWPSHGIRILPGPSSLWLDATGTRLPVPLFPGFDTLGTLAHLRRTGYDHSWFITSRQIVEKEFALSGSEQNPDLTGKDVGLLVKSRLAKGPTGPVQAFLDEGEDFIVENDLESLLEQMKRHPGGESLDIDHVRREVVARDLEMDNEFSKDAQIGMLRSMRGYRGDRLIRTAAPHRLQDPAAGPLVAVKLHVLTRKSLGGINTDLDGRALGADGEPIPGLYAAGEASGFGGGGMHGYRALEGTFLGGCLFSGRQAGRAAAR is encoded by the coding sequence ATGACGACCACGCCCCTGTCTGCAGACGTACTGGTCATCGGATGGGGGCTTGCCGGGCTCGTCGCGGCGAGTGAGGCGTTGGATGCCGGGCGTCGCGTGATCCTCGTCGACCAGGAGCCGCGCACGAATCTCGGCGGGCAGGCGTGGTGGTCGTTCGGCGGACTCTTCTTCATCGATTCGCCCGAGCAGCGACGGATGGGGATCCGGGATTCGCTCGCGCTGGCGACCCAGGACTGGTTCGGAACGGCCTCCTTCGACCGCCCGGAGGATCACTGGCCGCGCCGGTGGGCCGAGGCCTACCTCCAGTTCGCGGCCGGTGAGAAGCGCGCGTGGCTGCGCGAACGCGGCGTCACGTTCTTCCCCGTGGTCGGATGGGCCGAGCGAGGCGGATACGGTGCACTCGGTCCGGGCAACTCGGTTCCGCGATTCCACATCACCTGGGGCACCGGACCCGGTGTCGTGGCTCCGTTCGCCGCAGCAGTCGAACAGGGTGAGCGCGAGGGCCGGATCACGATCCTGCCCCGCCACCGGGTGACCGAACTCGTCACCACCGACGGAGCCGTCACCGGCGTACGGGGAACGATCCTGGAGTCGAGCCCCGCGCTTCGCGGCGTCGAGTCGTCACGGTCCGCGATCGGCGACTTCGAGATCAGCGCCGGAGCGACGATCGTCTCCTCGGGCGGCATCGGCGGCAACCACGATCTCGTGCGTGCGGCATGGCCTGCGAGCCTCGGCGTGCCGCCCGAGCACATGCTGACGGGGGTGCCCGCGTACGTGGACGGATCGATGCACGCCGTCTCGGACGCGGCGGGGGCTCGCCTCGTGAACGGTGACCGGATGTGGCACTACGTCGAAGGCATCACGAACTGGGATCCGGTCTGGCCGTCCCACGGCATCCGCATCCTCCCCGGACCCTCGTCGCTGTGGCTCGATGCCACGGGGACGCGATTGCCTGTCCCCTTGTTTCCTGGCTTCGACACGCTGGGCACGCTCGCCCACCTCCGCCGCACCGGCTACGACCACTCGTGGTTCATCACCTCTCGTCAGATCGTCGAGAAGGAGTTCGCCCTCTCGGGAAGTGAGCAGAACCCCGACCTGACGGGCAAGGACGTCGGTCTGCTGGTGAAGTCCCGACTGGCGAAGGGACCGACCGGCCCGGTGCAGGCATTCCTCGACGAGGGTGAGGACTTCATCGTCGAGAACGATCTCGAGTCCCTGCTCGAGCAGATGAAGCGGCATCCCGGCGGCGAATCGCTCGACATCGACCACGTCCGACGGGAGGTCGTGGCGCGCGACCTGGAGATGGACAACGAGTTCTCGAAGGACGCCCAGATCGGCATGCTTCGCTCCATGCGCGGATACCGCGGCGACAGGCTGATCCGCACCGCCGCACCGCACCGGCTCCAGGATCCGGCAGCAGGTCCGCTCGTCGCTGTGAAACTGCACGTCCTCACGCGGAAGTCACTCGGCGGAATCAATACCGATCTCGACGGCCGCGCTCTCGGAGCCGACGGCGAACCGATCCCCGGCCTGTATGCCGCGGGCGAGGCGAGCGGCTTCGGCGGCGGCGGGATGCACGGCTACCGCGCACTCGAGGGCACGTTCCTCGGCGGATGTCTCTTCTCGGGTCGTCAGGCCGGGCGCGCTGCCGCGCGGTGA
- a CDS encoding globin, whose protein sequence is MATQEDERRRELPEVTFYDEVGGRDTFAKIVSVFYREVALDPVLKPMYPEEDLGPAEERLLLFLEQYWGGPTTYGETRGHPRLRMRHMPFHVDPDARDRWLRHMRTAVDEAQLSPLHESTLWDYLERAAYAMVNTFEPSGIGAPSAGRPKLETRSRQESTEST, encoded by the coding sequence CTGGCGACGCAAGAAGACGAACGACGACGGGAGCTCCCAGAAGTGACTTTCTACGACGAGGTCGGCGGTCGCGACACCTTCGCGAAGATCGTGTCGGTCTTCTACCGCGAGGTCGCACTCGATCCTGTCCTGAAGCCGATGTATCCCGAAGAGGATCTCGGCCCCGCCGAGGAACGCCTGCTCCTGTTCCTCGAGCAGTACTGGGGTGGCCCCACGACGTACGGCGAGACTCGTGGCCACCCCCGCCTCAGGATGCGCCACATGCCGTTCCACGTCGACCCCGACGCGCGTGACCGGTGGCTCCGGCACATGCGAACGGCCGTGGACGAGGCGCAGTTGTCGCCACTCCACGAATCGACGCTCTGGGACTACCTGGAACGAGCCGCGTATGCCATGGTGAACACATTCGAGCCGTCCGGCATCGGCGCACCCTCCGCCGGGCGTCCCAAGCTCGAGACGCGATCACGTCAGGAATCAACGGAGAGCACATGA
- a CDS encoding mechanosensitive ion channel family protein: MMQPFDTNPDPAETPLPDWWMDAVNVLRDVGLQALGVVAIIGGCILIGLVLRVVIRRVVHRIVDSAKSKADVDDTQALERSPLADMRLVQRTRTLGTILQNIVNVMLVVIAIVLVVNHLSPTLLGSLTLLTAAVGAGLGFGAQNIVKDVLNGMFIVAEDQIGIGDVVDLGLASGVVEYVSVRITQVRDVNGTLWYVRNGEVLRIGNMSQGWARAIIDVGVPVDSDFDKAEQTMLDTALALAKDPKWRTRIVEKPELWGLESIDGDALVIRLVIKARANAKDDVAQELRKRLRSALLENEIALPSMTTVVPTGLDGARRVRGANPPKTRPNAVTGVPVIPDRGIWRRKKTNDDGSSQK, encoded by the coding sequence ATGATGCAGCCATTCGATACGAACCCTGACCCTGCAGAGACCCCACTCCCCGACTGGTGGATGGATGCTGTCAACGTGCTCCGCGACGTGGGCCTCCAAGCTCTCGGGGTCGTCGCGATCATCGGCGGCTGCATCCTGATCGGTCTGGTCCTCCGGGTGGTCATCCGACGCGTCGTGCACCGGATCGTCGACAGTGCGAAGAGCAAGGCAGACGTCGACGACACTCAGGCCCTCGAGCGATCTCCGCTCGCCGACATGCGCCTCGTGCAGCGGACGCGCACTCTCGGGACGATCCTGCAGAACATCGTCAACGTGATGCTCGTGGTGATCGCGATCGTGCTGGTGGTCAATCATCTGTCCCCCACCCTGCTCGGTTCCCTCACACTGCTCACTGCGGCGGTCGGCGCGGGCCTCGGCTTCGGCGCTCAGAACATCGTCAAGGACGTGCTGAACGGCATGTTCATCGTCGCGGAGGATCAGATCGGCATCGGCGACGTCGTCGATCTCGGTCTCGCGTCAGGCGTCGTCGAGTATGTGAGTGTGCGCATCACCCAGGTCCGTGATGTGAACGGCACCCTCTGGTACGTCCGCAACGGCGAGGTGCTCCGCATCGGCAACATGTCCCAGGGTTGGGCGCGCGCGATCATCGACGTCGGTGTGCCCGTCGACTCGGACTTCGACAAGGCCGAGCAGACCATGTTGGACACCGCGCTGGCGCTGGCCAAGGATCCGAAGTGGCGAACTCGCATCGTCGAGAAGCCGGAGCTGTGGGGTCTCGAGTCGATCGACGGCGACGCCCTGGTCATCCGTCTTGTCATCAAGGCTCGTGCGAACGCCAAGGACGACGTCGCGCAGGAGCTGCGCAAGCGTCTGCGGTCGGCCCTGCTCGAGAACGAGATCGCGCTCCCGAGCATGACGACGGTCGTGCCCACCGGTCTCGACGGTGCACGCCGGGTTCGAGGTGCGAATCCGCCCAAGACCCGTCCGAACGCGGTCACCGGCGTGCCTGTGATCCCGGACAGGGGAATCTGGCGACGCAAGAAGACGAACGACGACGGGAGCTCCCAGAAGTGA
- the pepN gene encoding aminopeptidase N yields MPGENLTRIEAQERRDVIDTQSYEVSLDLTKGAEVFGSRSVVRFTATPESTTFIDLIARDVREISLNGEQLDPDEVFADSRIALAGLQAENVLVVDADCLYTNTGEGLHRFVDPVDGEVYLYSQFEVPDSRRVFAVFEQPDLKATFQFTVTAPASWKVVSNSPTPEPIVHDDHSVATWGFEPTPRISSYITALVAGPYEATFSELTSASGRVIPLGVYGRKSLWQHLDADYIFDKTREGFAYFESKFGVPYPFAKYDQLFVPEFNAGAMENAGAVTFTETYVFRSKVTDAVKERRVVTILHELAHMWFGDLVTMKWWNDLWLNESFAEWASTIATAEATEWTEAWTTFNAMEKTWAYRQDQLPSTHPIVAEINDLEDVQVNFDGITYAKGGSVLKQLAAWVGIEEFFAGVSQYFQKHSWGNTELSDLLTELEATSGRDLSTWSKKWLETAGVNTLEPVIADDVDGTITRFAVTQTAPADYPTIRPHRLGIGFYNLQDGALVRSHYAEVDVDGDRTEVPELHGLKRPDLVLLNDDDLAYAKIRLDDRSLATAIEHLADIRDPLARSLVWGAAWDQTRDAETAASDYIDLVLGNIGRETESTTVRTTLAQLRTAATLYVTPEDRLAARQKVADGLWTLAESAESGSDSQLQFVTAFANALVTPEHAGIVGRLRSGEETLPGLEIDADLSWQLLVGLATIGATDAASIDAALSSDNTSKGGEFAAQARAALPDSASKKAAWASLIDRDDAPNTIVRSAALGFVHPAGAESLREFVPAYFDMLVPIWESRSYQIAQYLIVGLFPTAIADVELRDATRAWLSANQDAAPALRRLVLENLADVERSLAAQSRDAED; encoded by the coding sequence GTGCCTGGAGAGAACCTCACCCGCATCGAAGCGCAGGAGCGCCGCGACGTCATCGACACTCAGTCGTACGAAGTCTCGCTCGACCTGACGAAGGGTGCGGAGGTCTTCGGCTCCCGCAGCGTCGTCCGGTTCACCGCGACGCCGGAGAGCACCACCTTCATCGATCTGATCGCCCGCGACGTGCGCGAGATCTCGCTGAACGGCGAGCAGCTGGACCCCGACGAGGTCTTCGCCGACTCGCGCATCGCACTCGCCGGTCTGCAGGCCGAGAACGTCCTCGTGGTCGACGCGGACTGCCTCTACACGAACACCGGAGAGGGACTCCACCGGTTCGTCGATCCCGTGGACGGCGAGGTCTACCTCTACTCGCAGTTCGAGGTCCCCGACTCCCGACGCGTGTTCGCGGTGTTCGAGCAGCCCGACCTCAAGGCGACGTTCCAGTTCACGGTCACCGCACCGGCGTCGTGGAAGGTCGTCTCCAACTCCCCCACGCCCGAGCCCATCGTGCACGACGACCACTCGGTCGCCACCTGGGGCTTCGAGCCCACCCCGCGCATCTCCTCATACATCACCGCGCTCGTCGCCGGGCCCTACGAAGCGACGTTCTCCGAGCTCACCAGCGCCTCGGGCCGGGTGATCCCGCTCGGCGTCTACGGACGCAAGAGCCTCTGGCAGCACCTCGACGCCGACTACATCTTCGACAAGACCCGCGAGGGATTCGCATACTTCGAGTCGAAGTTCGGCGTCCCCTACCCGTTCGCGAAGTACGACCAGCTCTTCGTCCCGGAGTTCAACGCCGGCGCCATGGAGAACGCGGGCGCGGTGACCTTCACCGAGACCTACGTCTTCCGCAGCAAGGTGACCGACGCCGTCAAGGAGCGTCGCGTCGTCACGATCCTGCATGAGCTCGCACACATGTGGTTCGGCGACCTCGTCACGATGAAGTGGTGGAACGACCTCTGGCTGAACGAATCGTTCGCCGAGTGGGCGTCGACGATCGCGACCGCCGAGGCCACCGAGTGGACCGAGGCATGGACCACGTTCAACGCGATGGAGAAGACCTGGGCCTACCGTCAGGATCAGCTTCCGTCCACCCACCCGATCGTGGCCGAGATCAACGATCTCGAAGACGTGCAGGTGAACTTCGACGGCATCACCTACGCGAAGGGCGGCTCGGTTCTCAAGCAGCTCGCCGCCTGGGTCGGCATCGAGGAGTTCTTCGCGGGTGTCTCGCAGTACTTCCAGAAGCACTCGTGGGGCAACACCGAGCTGAGCGATCTGCTCACTGAGCTCGAGGCCACCAGCGGTCGCGATCTGAGCACCTGGTCGAAGAAGTGGCTCGAGACCGCGGGCGTGAACACGCTCGAACCGGTTATCGCCGACGACGTCGACGGCACCATCACGCGGTTCGCCGTGACGCAGACTGCTCCCGCGGACTACCCCACCATCCGCCCTCACCGCCTCGGCATCGGCTTCTACAACCTCCAGGACGGCGCACTCGTGCGGTCGCACTATGCCGAGGTCGACGTCGACGGAGACCGCACCGAGGTCCCCGAGCTGCACGGCCTCAAGCGCCCCGACCTGGTGCTGCTCAACGATGACGATCTCGCCTACGCGAAGATCCGCCTCGATGACCGTTCCCTCGCCACGGCGATCGAGCACCTCGCAGACATCCGTGATCCCCTCGCACGCTCGCTCGTGTGGGGAGCGGCGTGGGATCAGACCCGCGACGCCGAGACCGCCGCATCCGATTACATCGATCTGGTGCTGGGGAACATCGGCCGCGAGACGGAGTCGACCACGGTCCGTACGACCCTTGCGCAACTGCGCACGGCTGCGACGCTCTACGTCACGCCGGAGGACCGCCTGGCGGCCCGCCAGAAGGTCGCCGACGGTCTCTGGACACTCGCAGAATCCGCCGAATCGGGCAGCGACAGCCAGCTCCAGTTCGTGACGGCCTTCGCGAACGCGCTCGTCACTCCCGAGCACGCCGGCATCGTGGGTCGACTGCGCTCCGGCGAGGAGACGCTTCCCGGTCTCGAGATCGACGCGGACCTCAGCTGGCAGCTCCTTGTGGGCCTCGCCACGATCGGAGCGACGGACGCAGCATCCATCGATGCCGCGCTGTCCTCGGACAACACCTCGAAGGGCGGCGAGTTCGCCGCGCAGGCCCGTGCCGCGCTGCCGGACTCCGCCTCGAAGAAGGCCGCGTGGGCCTCGCTGATCGATCGTGACGACGCTCCGAACACGATCGTGCGTTCGGCCGCACTCGGCTTCGTCCACCCGGCGGGCGCCGAATCGCTCCGCGAGTTCGTTCCGGCGTACTTCGACATGCTCGTGCCGATCTGGGAGTCCCGCAGCTACCAGATCGCGCAGTACCTCATCGTCGGCCTGTTCCCCACCGCCATCGCGGATGTCGAACTGCGCGATGCGACGCGGGCCTGGCTGTCCGCGAATCAGGACGCCGCACCGGCACTCCGTCGTCTCGTGCTCGAGAACCTCGCAGACGTCGAGCGGTCGCTCGCCGCGCAGTCTCGCGACGCAGAGGACTGA
- a CDS encoding ferrochelatase, with protein sequence MTAIEPNHVLFASAAAAEGAPYVSTPTAYDGILLAGFGGPEGQDDVIPFLRNVTRGRGIPDERLEEVAHHYRHFGGVSPINGQNRILKEALEGELARRGIDLPVYWGNRNWSPYLEEVVTEAAADGKTTLLAFATSAYSSFSSCRQYREDFARVLEATKLGDTVTIDKIRPFYDHPGFVESFETGVREAVEAFLGQGIAPADIQILFSTHSIPTADAERSGARDIDWGEGGAYAAQHLAVAAWVMDRVRESIPEAADVSWELVYQSRSGPASQPWLEPDVCDVIGELPERGRKAVAVVPVGFMSDHMEVLWDLDTEAAEAAEEAGLAFTRTPTPGVAPSFVTGIVDLIVERLEGRPNEERPHVTSLPGAFDVCRPGCCENVRAGFKPAAAGVAP encoded by the coding sequence GTGACCGCGATCGAGCCGAACCACGTCCTCTTTGCCTCTGCTGCCGCTGCCGAAGGTGCGCCCTACGTATCGACGCCGACGGCGTACGACGGCATCCTGCTCGCCGGATTCGGAGGGCCGGAGGGACAGGACGACGTCATCCCGTTCCTCCGCAATGTCACGCGCGGTCGCGGTATCCCCGATGAACGACTGGAAGAGGTGGCGCATCACTACCGCCACTTCGGTGGCGTGAGCCCGATCAACGGTCAGAACCGCATTCTCAAGGAGGCCCTGGAGGGCGAGCTCGCACGCCGCGGCATCGATCTTCCGGTGTACTGGGGCAACCGCAACTGGAGTCCGTACCTCGAGGAGGTCGTGACCGAGGCGGCCGCCGACGGGAAGACGACCCTGCTCGCGTTCGCCACCAGTGCCTACAGCTCGTTCTCGAGCTGCCGACAGTATCGCGAGGACTTCGCACGCGTGCTCGAGGCGACGAAGCTCGGCGACACGGTGACGATCGACAAGATCCGTCCCTTCTACGACCACCCCGGATTCGTCGAGTCGTTCGAGACGGGCGTCCGCGAGGCCGTGGAGGCGTTCCTCGGACAGGGCATCGCCCCCGCGGACATCCAGATCCTGTTCTCGACCCACAGCATCCCGACGGCCGACGCGGAGCGCTCCGGTGCGCGGGACATCGACTGGGGCGAGGGCGGCGCCTACGCGGCGCAGCACCTCGCGGTAGCCGCGTGGGTCATGGATCGAGTCCGCGAGAGCATCCCCGAGGCGGCGGACGTGTCGTGGGAGCTCGTCTACCAGTCCCGTTCGGGTCCCGCCTCGCAGCCGTGGCTGGAGCCGGATGTGTGCGACGTCATCGGCGAACTCCCCGAGCGCGGTCGGAAAGCCGTGGCGGTCGTGCCGGTCGGTTTCATGAGCGACCACATGGAGGTCCTCTGGGACCTCGACACCGAGGCGGCCGAAGCGGCGGAAGAGGCCGGTCTGGCTTTCACACGCACTCCCACGCCCGGGGTGGCGCCGTCATTCGTCACCGGCATCGTCGACCTGATCGTCGAGCGGCTGGAAGGCCGCCCCAACGAGGAGCGCCCTCATGTGACGTCGCTGCCGGGTGCGTTCGACGTGTGCCGTCCGGGCTGCTGCGAGAACGTCCGCGCCGGATTCAAGCCGGCCGCCGCCGGCGTGGCCCCGTGA
- a CDS encoding ribose-5-phosphate isomerase → MRIHIATDHAGLDFSTQLQDHLRGAGHEVVDHGPIEYDALDDYPAFCIRAAQAVVADQAAGVETLGVVFGGSGNGEQIAANKVEGVRAALVWNTSTAELARQHNDANVISIGARQHSFDEVTSFIDTFIATPFSEDERHIRRIGQIADFERNGSLLPDPRA, encoded by the coding sequence ATGCGCATCCATATCGCCACCGATCACGCCGGTCTCGACTTCTCCACGCAGCTACAGGATCACCTCCGCGGCGCGGGACACGAGGTCGTGGACCACGGGCCGATCGAGTACGACGCGCTCGACGATTACCCCGCATTCTGCATCCGTGCGGCGCAGGCCGTCGTCGCGGATCAGGCGGCCGGTGTCGAGACGCTCGGTGTGGTGTTCGGCGGCTCCGGCAACGGCGAGCAGATCGCCGCGAACAAGGTCGAGGGCGTCCGTGCCGCGCTGGTGTGGAACACGTCGACCGCCGAGCTGGCCCGCCAGCACAATGACGCGAACGTGATCTCGATCGGGGCGCGGCAGCATTCCTTCGACGAGGTCACCTCGTTCATCGACACCTTCATCGCGACGCCGTTCTCGGAGGACGAGCGCCACATCCGCCGAATCGGTCAGATCGCGGACTTCGAGCGCAACGGCTCGCTGCTCCCGGATCCGAGAGCCTGA
- a CDS encoding Fpg/Nei family DNA glycosylase yields MPEGHSVHRIARQFDRNFVGKQMLASSPQGRFAEGAAVLNGREAISVQAVGKQMFLEAEGDVWLRVHLGLYGAWDFAGDILVDPTIASANGRMGQTNQRGTVVDEEILDDAGENSLASIGAPRRTRVHVRMSEQTKGLADEGLEWPPPVVGQVRLRLMTDITAADLRGPTACVLQSPEEMLASVAKLGPDPLVGDPAQNEERFVQAVRKKQTVIALLLMDQAVVSGIGNVYRAEMLFRQRLNPHTPGREVPEEVVRALWRDWVRLLAVGVETGQMMTMDDLSPDAYRAAMASRDDRHWVYHRAGLPCRICGTEIALEEIGARKLYWCPRCQA; encoded by the coding sequence ATGCCCGAGGGACATTCGGTCCACCGCATCGCGCGCCAGTTCGACCGTAACTTCGTCGGCAAGCAGATGCTCGCCTCGAGCCCCCAGGGACGATTCGCCGAGGGGGCGGCCGTCCTGAACGGTCGTGAGGCGATCAGCGTGCAGGCGGTGGGGAAGCAGATGTTCCTCGAGGCCGAAGGCGATGTGTGGCTTCGGGTGCACCTCGGCCTGTACGGCGCGTGGGACTTCGCCGGCGACATCCTGGTCGACCCGACGATCGCCTCTGCGAACGGCCGCATGGGCCAGACGAACCAGCGCGGAACTGTGGTCGACGAGGAGATCCTCGACGATGCCGGAGAGAACTCGCTCGCCTCGATCGGCGCACCTCGCCGGACTCGGGTGCACGTGCGCATGTCGGAGCAGACGAAGGGGCTCGCCGACGAGGGACTCGAATGGCCGCCGCCGGTCGTGGGTCAGGTTCGACTGCGTCTGATGACCGACATCACGGCTGCCGATCTGCGCGGCCCCACGGCCTGCGTGCTCCAGAGTCCGGAGGAGATGCTCGCAAGCGTCGCCAAGCTCGGCCCGGATCCTCTCGTGGGGGATCCCGCGCAGAACGAGGAGCGCTTCGTGCAGGCGGTCCGTAAGAAGCAGACGGTGATCGCACTTCTGCTGATGGATCAGGCCGTGGTCAGCGGCATCGGAAACGTGTATCGGGCGGAGATGCTGTTCCGACAGCGGCTGAACCCCCACACGCCCGGCCGCGAGGTGCCCGAGGAGGTCGTGCGAGCACTGTGGCGCGACTGGGTGCGTCTGCTGGCCGTCGGTGTGGAGACCGGCCAGATGATGACCATGGATGATCTGTCGCCCGACGCCTATCGGGCGGCGATGGCGAGCCGCGACGATCGCCACTGGGTCTACCATCGTGCCGGTCTGCCGTGTCGTATCTGCGGCACCGAGATCGCCCTCGAGGAGATCGGCGCCCGCAAGCTGTACTGGTGCCCGCGCTGCCAGGCCTGA
- a CDS encoding FMN-binding negative transcriptional regulator produces MRQNPSFTLADVAEVRRVIDADPWATTVSDGPEGLVSSHYVVLLDQDRDDLTVVGHVGRPDDLIHGLGERELLIVFQGPHGYISPGWYGDVPSVPTWNYTAVHLAGVPEILSDEENLAVLDRLVDRFEGRMPEPRQMWERPNDPAFITRLAAGTVGFRLTPTRVVAKRKLSQNKPAETVETIIAELEADGPYAQPALAAEMRRAQQARVGARS; encoded by the coding sequence ATGCGTCAGAACCCCAGTTTCACGCTCGCTGATGTGGCCGAGGTCCGTCGGGTCATCGATGCCGATCCGTGGGCGACCACAGTGAGCGACGGACCGGAGGGCCTCGTCTCCTCTCACTACGTCGTGCTGCTCGACCAGGATCGCGATGATCTCACGGTCGTCGGTCACGTCGGCCGGCCCGACGACCTGATCCACGGCTTGGGCGAGAGGGAACTGCTCATCGTGTTCCAGGGGCCGCACGGCTACATCTCACCGGGCTGGTATGGCGATGTCCCGTCCGTTCCGACGTGGAACTACACGGCCGTTCATCTTGCCGGAGTTCCCGAGATACTCAGCGACGAAGAGAATCTCGCCGTTCTCGATCGACTCGTCGACCGTTTCGAGGGGCGGATGCCGGAGCCACGGCAGATGTGGGAACGGCCGAACGACCCCGCGTTCATCACACGGCTGGCCGCAGGGACGGTGGGATTCAGGCTCACCCCGACACGCGTCGTCGCCAAACGCAAACTGAGTCAGAACAAGCCGGCCGAGACAGTGGAGACCATCATCGCCGAACTCGAGGCCGATGGGCCGTACGCACAGCCCGCCCTCGCCGCCGAGATGCGTCGCGCCCAGCAGGCGCGCGTCGGAGCCCGCTCGTGA